The Falsibacillus pallidus genome contains the following window.
GTTTAAGTTAAATGGTAGACTAGACCTGAAAATAGAATGAGGCGGGTTTAAAGGTATGAAAAAAATTGTAGTGAGTTTTTTATCCTTGCTAATACTGGGAAGTTTGGCTCCCTATTCTGCATTGGCTGCAGAGGGAGAAGAATTGGATATTAAAAGTGAAGCAGCATCAGTTGTTGATGCAAAGACAGGAAAAATCCTTTATCAGAAGAATGGTGATAAAAAGCTATACCCAGCCAGTCTGACGAAAATTGCTACTGCTATTTATGCGATTGAGAATGGGCATTTGAATGACCATGTCGTCGTTTCACATAATGCAGCAAATGTTGATGGTACAAGGGTATACCTTTTAGAAGGTGAAGATGTCACACTTAAACACTTGATTCAAGGTATGCTGGTCAATAGTGGGAATGATGCAGCCATTGCAATCGCTGAACATCTTGACGGCAGCGTAGATGAATTTTCAAAGAATATAAATGCCTATTTGCGGAGTAAAGTGGGTGTTTATCATACACATTTCGTTAATCCGAACGGTCTGTTTGATGAGGAACATTTCACAACTGCTAATGATTTGGCAAAGATTACAGACTATGCAATGAAAAATCCAACATTCAGGCAAATATTCGGAACGAAAACGTTAAAGTGGCATGGGGATGGCTGGGATACAACCCTGATCACTCATCATAAAATGCTGAAGGAAGAAATTCCGTTTCCGGGTATTACAGGAGGAAAGACGGGATATGTGGATCAATCCGGTCAGACGCTTGCCACTACCGCACAAAATCAGAATATTGATCTCACTGCCATAACACTGAATGGGACTACGAAAAAGAGTGCCTATGGTGATACAAAGAAGCTTTTGGAATATGGGATGACTCATTACAAAACGGAGAGAGTGCCGGAAGGAAGCATCTTTAAGAAAAAAGATAATGCCTATAAAGCTGAACATGACTTGTACTTTACAAAAGGCAGCGGAGAGAATGTAACGAAAAAAGTGGAAAAGAGCGGATTCTTAAAAATTATTTCTAAAACAGGAGAGGTAGTAGCAGTGTTCCCGCTGCATGAGTTAAAGGCAAAAGCTTCAGAAGGCAATAAGGATTCCACATCAGAGGATTCAGCTAAAAAGCATTCCTCATTAAATCTCTTATTGTGTTCGGGGATTTTCCTGTTAATATGCATCACTATTTTATTTAAAAAAATAAAGAAATCAAGTGCCTAAACCATAATCCGGAGAGAACTGTTAAAGACAGCACTCTCCGGATTTCTTTTCGTTATTAAAAAAGAATGCTATAGTAAAACCAACCAATTTTGTTGAAAAGGAAGGCGTTTTATGAAAAAAGCTATTGATCAACTTTCGCGTCCTTTTAAAGATTTGAGAATTTCTGTAACCGACCGCTGCAATTTCCGATGCCGATATTGCATGCCTGCAGAAATTTTTGGTCCGGACTATGCTTTCCTGCCGAAACAAGAAATTCTCTCTTTCGAAGAAATTGAACGGATTACAAAAGCTTCCGTCAACCTCGGGGTAAGGAAAGTGAAGTTAACCGGTGGAGAGCCGTTGATTCGAAAAAACCTGCATCAATTAATTCGAAAATTATATGAAATAGAAGAAATAGAGGATATTGGACTAACAACAAACGGAATCCTCTTACCGACCTATGCCGATCGCTTAAAGGAAGCAGGTCTAAAACGAATCAATATAAGTCTTGATGCACTTGAAGAAAATCTCTTCAAAAAAATGAATGGGGTTGGGGCCAGTGTTGAAAAAGTAAAGGCTGGCATTGATGCTGCCATTCAAGCAGGTCTTAAGGTCAAAATCAATATGGTCGTCCAAAAAGGAGTCAACGAGGATGAAATAATCCCGATGGCTGAATATTGCAAGGTGAAAGAAATTCCGCTCAGGTTCATCGAATTCATGGATGTTGGGAATTCAAACGGATGGAATTGGGATCAAATTGTGACCAAAAAAGAAATGATGGGCATCCTAGCCAGCCGGTATGAATTGATTCCTATTGAGCCTGATTATTATGGAGAAGTGGCGAAACGATATCGTTTAAAGGGATCAGATAGTGAAATCGGTTTTATTACTTCAGTTTCCGAAACATTCTGCAGCGAATGCACAAGAGGCAGAATATCTGCCAATGGCAGCTTTTATACATGCCTTTTTGCGCAAAGTGGAGTGGATTTGAAAGAGGACCTGCGTAATGGAATGACAGATACTGAACTTATGAACAAATTAAATCAGATCTGGAATAATCGAAACGACCGCTACTCAGAAGAAAGAACAGAGGAATCGGCAGTAAAACGAAAGAAAATTGAAATGTCGTATATCGGTGGATAATGTAATCTTGTCCACACACGAACCCCTTTTGGAGAAAAGAATCCAAAAGGGTTTTTTTATATGCACCTTTTGGATTTAACCTATCACGAGATTGGGTATAGGATTCTTATACATATGCGAAGAATGTGACAATCTATAGAAGAAGCCTATTGAATAAAAGGGGGAGCTAACGGGTGTCGACGGCTAAAAAAAGGAATAAAAAGAAATGGACCTATACATTAATCATTTTTGTTTGTGCAGTTTATCTGGGTATGGTCTTTTACGAAAGTAAAAAGCCGCTGCCAAAAGGATTATCTTATGAAGGCAAGATACATCAAGTCGATAATGTAAACTTTTTATACGATCTTACTTATCAAAAAGATAAAAAAGAAATGCATGATCAAATGATTTTCCAAAAAATATTTGATCAAATTGACAAAGCAGATAAATTTATCGTAGTTGATATGTTTTTATTTAATGATTTTTATGATAAAGGAATGTTTTTTCCTCCTATCAGTGATACATTGACTAAAAAGTTGATTGATAAAAAAGAAAAGAACCCTGAAATGAGAATTGTGTTCATTACTGATCCTGTAAATACAGGTTATAGTTCATTTTTATCGAAACAATTGAAGGAATTGAAAGAAAACGGAATTGAAGTTGTCATTACAGATTTAGAACCATTAAGGGATTCAAATCCTCTGTATTCTGCAATTTGGCGTATAGGACTCCAGTGGTTCGGCCAAAAAGGGGAAGGATGGATCAGGAATCCTTTAACGCCGAATGCTCCTAAGCTGACAGTCCGATCCTATTTGGAGTTAATGAACATAAAAGCCAATCATCGGAAGACACTTGCTACAGATAAAGGGGCTATCGTTTCTTCGGCCAACCCCCATGATGCCAGTGGATATCATTCTAATATAGCATTTGAGACCTCAGGGCCGATTATCGCAGATATTCTTAAAACGGAACAATCCATCCTTGATTTTTCACATTCAAATGTAAAACTGCCTAAGTATGAAGGGTCAATGAATGAAAAAGGAAATATAAAGGTTCAACTGCTCACGGAAAGTAAAATTGAATCTGGCATTGTAGACACGATAAAACATACTTCTAAAGGGGATTCCATCTGGATTGGCATGTTTTATATCGCGGATAGGGACATCGTGAATGCTTTAACGGATGCAGCGGGGCGTGGAGTAAAGATCAGGCTCATTTTGGATCCCAATACGAATGCTTTTGGCCATAAAAAAACAGGCCTTCCGAACAACCCTGTTGTCTCTGAGCTTTTGGAAGAGGGAAAGGGTAACATCCAAATGAAATGGTATAACACGCATAAGGAACAATATCATACCAAATTGATTTATGTGAGGGGACAGGATTCCTCCACAGTGATTGGCGGATCTGCCAACTATACAATGAGGAATCTGGATGATTTCAATCCTGAAACGGATTTAAAAGTGCAGGCAGGGAACCGGGAACAGGTTATTGTTGATGTGGATGATTATTTCCATCGTATTTGGAATAATGAAGAGGGAACATATTCAGTAGGATATAAGAAGCGCAAAATCGAATACACTGGTGTTGAGCGTGTCATTTATGCACTGCAAAAACTCCTGCATTTTACGACCTATTGAGTGCTGGACTTGATTTGTTGCAAAAATGCATTCAAAAGGTAAACTAGAAGTAGAACCATACAGGAGTGATAGAAATGTCGACAAGCTGGAAAGTCATTTTGACGAAGGGAGAGAATGAACCATGGTGGTTCTTTGAAGGCTGGGAAAAGGATATCGTTACCGAGTACTCCTTCGAAGAAAAACATGACGCCCTAGTATTTTTTCTTGAAAAGCTAAAAACATTGCACAATGAATATCCTCATCATAGACAGAAAAATGATTCAATGGCAGCATTCTGGAACGAAGAAGAAAAGGAATTTTGCGAAGCATGTGATGATGATTTACAGACGTATCATGGACTGCTATTGATGTTAGATCAAAAACCATATGTACCAACGGATGAGGAGAAAGCGTTCTTTAGAGTCTAAATGACAAGAGGGGGATGGGATGAAGATTTTAATAATTGGGGGAACAAAGTTTGCCGGACGTGCGATTGTGGAGGAAGCTGTAAAAAAAGGGTTTGATGTGACGTTGTTCAACAGAGGAAAAACAAATGACGCCATTTTCCCCGATTTGCCCCTTATTAAAGGTGATCGGCAAAACAAAGAGGATTTAGCGAAGCTATGTAGTCAAAAATGGGACGCCGTCATTGATACATGCGGCTATCAGCCAAAAGATGCTGCCCTCTCATCAGCTATGTTGAAGGAATTCTGCAGCGTATATGTATTTATTTCGACTATTTCAGTCTATAAGAAAGCATTCCAGGAAGAAGGAATCGATGAGAAGTCAGAGCTTAATGAATTATCCTCTAAGGAAAATGAGCAGCTGCAGAAAAACGGTTCCTTGCCGGCAGATCAATATTATGGAGCTTTAAAAGCTTTATGTGAACTTGCAGTGACGAATGAACTTCCTTCAAACTCCCTTATTATTCGGCCGGGTCTTATTGTTGGTCCTCATGATCCTACCGATCGTTTTACCTATTGGATGGAAAGGGTGATGAAAGGGGGAGAAATGATTGCCCCTGACAACAAGGATTGTCAAATACAGTTCATTGATGTCCGTGATTTAGCTCAATGGATTTTGACCCTCATTGAAATGGATGAGAGGGGAATATGGAATGCTGTGGGACCGACAGAACCATTAACATTAAACCATTTTCTAAATGAATGCCGGATGTATTTGAATAAAGAAACGGAAATCACTTGGGCTCAAGAAGAATTTCTGCTGAAGAATGAAGTGCAGCCTTGGATTGAATTGCCTTTATGGATCCCGCATATTAAGGATTTTGGAACAGAGATCACAAAGGCTAAAAATGCAGGACTCAAAACGAGGCAATTAAAAGAAACAATATTAGACACCGCTGAATGGGCAAGCAAAAGGGAGCATTCAGGAAGAAATGCCGGCTTAGCGGCAGATAAAGAAGATGCTTTATTGAAAGCTTTAAATAAATAATTCAACAATAAAAAACTGCCGAGAAATCTCGACAGCAAGTGCGGCTTATATTTAGCCGTTTTTTTATTGTATAAATTTACTTTCAATTTCCTGGCATACTTGATCAGCTGACATTCCATGTGCATTAATGACAGAACCTGCCGTAACAACGTTTTGTATTCCCATGACGTTGTTATCTTGTCCCGTCACCACGCAGCAGTCACAGTTCGCTGCATCATTTTCATTTTTTAGTTCAACCACCTCGTAGCCTTTTGCGCGAAGCACTTCAGATACGTTAGAAAGAGATTGTTCTACACCAACTCGTTTTGACATTACCACACACCTCCTCAAATATAACTTTATTTTCACCATAAATGGTTTTATTATGCGGTAATCACAAAGTTTCAGTTGATATTAGCAAGTGAAAGTTAGGCCGAATTGACCATTTTGATAGGAATTTATATAAGAACATTTGTTCGTGTGGAAAAGTATGCTAAAATGAGGTTGTACAGTTCATAAAGGTGGGTGGGCAGCGGCTGCTTTCCGAAAGGAGGTGGTCGCAAGAGATGATTCCTGTTGCTGATACAATGCAGCTTATGATAGCGTTCGGATCTTTAATCATAGCCATCATCGCCATTGCACAAAAAAAGAAGTAACCCACCCCGTGCAAGTTGGATAGAGGGTGAGTTACTTTTTCGTGGTTAAAGGCTGCTGCACTGCTTGCAGGAAAAACTGTACCTAGAGTTCTGGTTGCCGCCAGGACTCTTGAAACTTATGCTCCATTATTAGCATTATAACGGTTTTTTTTCTGTTCGTAAAGAAAAGGGGAAGGAATTTACATCAGTTAATCGATGACACCAGTTCGTTGGATAGAAGTTTCTACCGTAACATTGATTTTTGAATTTTTATAGATATCTATCCATTGCTGTTTGGTTAAAGGCTTATTCCTATGATGAGCCATGTAATAATTCCCGAAGCCGATTGGATCGGTATTTTTTTCTTTCAGCATGGCAGTCAATTCATTCATTTTATTTTCCATCTTTTTGGATATTTCGCTTTCTAATTTTTTGACAACCGCAGGGTTTCCCAAGTCCATGGTTTCAGAGACTTCAAGCACACGCAAGTTTGTCTTGACGTGTATGGAGAAAGCTGGCCTTCCTGCTTCTTCCTTCATTGTGATTTTCTCATGTGCGTGAATGTTGTCCAGAGTAAGATGTACATCTTCTTTTTTTTCTTTGTAAACTGGATTTTCTGTCTGATTCTCAGTAAAAAAGGCTTTAAATCTTTCACGGGGGAGATCAATCTCTGTCAGTCCCCTTGTGTATTTATCCATTAACATCCTTAGATAGAAAATATCATCCTGAGGCAAGGGGGCAAGATAATGGTCATCATTAAACAACGCAAGCCCACTGATGACTATATGGCCATTTTCAATCGTCAATAGAGGAAGGACGGGATCTTTCCCGATATCATAAAATGTGCGCAGGTATTCTTGCAAAGTGGGGTTTGGAATCAGCTCTCTGTCGATATTTTGGCGAATCATGTTATATAAATATGTCCCGATATTATCAGTTTGGTATAGGTCCTGGTGGTTGAGGATTTCCTTTGCAGTAGGACTTGCCACTGCGAGGTAGACCATATTGCCGATAGAGGCATCCCTTGTTAATGTATCGACATACTGGCTCAATCCTTCTGATGCGATTTCATCTCCATAGATAGCCACACGCAGCTGTCCCGAAGCAATTTTCTTGCTTGTTTCATAATTGATTTTTCTTTTTACCCCTTTACTGGTAATGGAGCTTGCAGAAAATATATTTGAAAGGCTCTGTTTTTCAGGACTGAATTGAAGTACAGCAATTGTTCCTTCCACTTCCTCTGGCTCCTCTTTGTTCTTATCATATCCAATGGCAGTTACCAATCCAAGGTTTTCAAGGCTTTTTTGCTCTACACATCCAGAGATGAAAAGTGATAGTGTGAGGATGAACAGCATCAGGAGCTTCATCTTAAGCACTCCTTTTTTTCTTCCAAATCGTTTTAAGCTTTACCATAGTATAAAGCAGGAAAGGGTATACGAAGAATAATGCAAATCCTGCGTATCCTACATAATCCGAAGCAAGATTGTTAAATATCCTCTCTTTTAAAAACAGCGTACCAAGCCACGCAATCAAGAGTGCTATATACAAACTTTTCCGTCCTGTGATGCCAAATACATTCTTGATCCCCCTTGATGCTGACCATAAATATAAACAAATGTTAGGAAGGATAATCAGCATCCAGAATGAGACTGCGATAAATTCAAAACGTTCCAAGTTTGGAATCCTTACGATTTTAAACATAGATAATACAGGCCAAATCGTCCTTTTTAAACCAGTGGCTGAAAAGAAACCGATTGATACAAATGTGACCAAGGCAAACAAAAGTGTAGAATAAAGATTTCCGATCATGGAATAGCGAAAAACCTTTTCTTTATTTTGTACAAATGGATACACAAACATAAGCATTTCATACCCAACGATTGAAAGGCTGGTTTTAAATGTTCCCATCAGAATCTGTTTAAAACTATGGTTCCAAATCGGTAAAAGATGAGAATAATCCATATATTGCAGGGGCACTGCAATGATAAAAGTGATCCAAATGGATAATATCAGGGATAGCAGGCATATTCCCACGACTACTCTTATTCCTCCGCTGACTGCATAAAATGCAAGAAAGCTGAGCATCAAGGTAAATATCCAGGTTGGAAGAGTAGGGAAAATCCACTCCTGAACCATTTCCGTATAATCCTTCATAATAATGAAGTAGCCTGATAACAAATAAATGGAAATAACAGAGTTAGCCAATTTCCCACCCCATTTTCCATATAGATACTCATGGATGGAATAGAGATCCGCACTTTCAAACTGCTTCAATGTTTTATCCATAATAAACAACACCATCGTGACGACTGCACCAGTGATCAATACTGATATCCAGGCATCATTTTCCGATTGAAGGAAAACAACTCTTGGCAAACCGGCAATCCCGACGCCTGTCTGTGCTGTATGGACAATAAACATGAGTAAATAGGCGTTGAATAAAAGCTTTCGGGGTGGATTAATGTTCGGATTCACTTGCAACATTCCTTATTCATCCAAGTCGTTTTTCTTCCTGCCATCCGATTTGAAAAAACGAATGTGGTCTTTAGGCATATTGGATTCCGGGCGGTTTCTGTAAAAAGAGATAGGAGCCCTTATCAAACTGTACTTTAAGTCATTCAATCTTAATGGGAAAAGAGGGGTTAAATACGGTCTTCCCATTGATGTCTGCCTTAACAAATGAATCAGAATAAGACAGAATGCAAACATGATGCCGATGCCGCCATAAAGCCCTGCCGCAAAAATGATTGGAAAGCGCAGGATCCTTAAAGTTGACCCCATCAGATAGCTGGGAGTTGTAAACGATCCTAATGCACTGATGGCAATGATGATGATCAAGATATTACTCGTAAAGCCAGCCTGAACTGCTGCCTGCCCGATGACGATACCACCGACGATACCCATTGTCTGTCCGACTTTAGTCGGCAGCCTCGCACCTGCCTCTCTAAGCAATTCAATAATGAATTCAAGAAGCAAGGCTTCAAAAACCGGCGGAAAAGGGACGTTTGATCTTGATTCTCCAAGTGAAGTCAGTAAGGCGGAAGGAATGACTTCATAATGATAGGTTAAAACCGCAACATAGGCAGGTGTCAGCAAAATAGAGAGCAGGATGGATATAAAACGGAGTATACGTAAAAACGTTCCAATATTCCATCTGACATAAACATCCTCTGTTGTTTCAAAAAAACTATAAAATGAGGTAGGGCCGATTAAGGAAATAGGGCTTCTGTCTACCAATACACCTACTTTTCCGTATAATAGACTCATACAAAACCTGTCTGGGAGCTCTGTTGACATCAGCTGTGGAAAAAGAGTGATTGAATTGTCCTCTATCAGCTGGGCTAAAACAGAAGCATCGATAATACTATCAATGTCCAAATCCGTAATTCTTTGGCGGAAGGTAGAGACATTTTCCTCATCGGCCACATCTGAAATGTATACTAAACTTACCTTTCGCTTTAAACGATTTCCCACCATGATTTCTTCCACAGCCAGTTTTTCATCTGAAAGATAGTTCCTCACAATATTCACATTCGTTGCTATGGATTCTGTGAAGGAAATCTTCGGTCCATAAACCAATGATTCTGTTTCAGCTTTTTCAAGCCCTCTTGATTCTTTTTTTCCTATATCTGCAAGAATCCCGCAGTCTTCACCTTCAATAAAAATATACAGGTACCCATTGATAATACCCTGAGAAATTTCCTCTAATTGATTGGTGAGGAGGAGCTTACCGATATTTAATGATTGATAAATATTTTTAACAGAAAGGGCTTCATTATATAAAAGATTTAAAGGTTTAATGATATCCTCGCTCAGAGCATCTTCTTTTATGCTATTCTCCAAATAGACAAGGAGGATAGTTTTTTCATGATGAAAAATATCCCGAAACAGAAGGTCTGAGCTATTTGAGAGGGCAGACTGAATGTCAGCTTTAAATTCTTCCTTCGTTAAACGATGTGCTTTTTTTCTATTTTTCTCGGCTTTTTTAAAAGATTCTTTGAACATGTTTTCATCACCCGATTCCCTGTAATGAAAGTTTGTCCCATATAAAGGCAAACATGCAGAAATTGTTCATTGATATCTCTCCATGAAAAAAAGCCTGCTTTGAACAGGCTATGAGAAAGAGTACGAATATTTTAATGTTGAAGTGTATTGTATGTCTGTTTCCTTTATGAGAGAAAGGAAAATCTCTATCAATGCTGGGTCCCATTGAGTTCCACTTCCTTCAGACAGGATGGAAATTGCTTTTTCAAATGGCATCCCTTTACGGTAAGGACGATCAGATGTCATGGCATCAAAGGCGTCAGCAATCGCAATGATCCTGCCGAATAAAGGTATGTCCTGCCCTGAAAGCCCTGATGGATATCCTTTCCCGTCATATCTTTCATGATGATGCTTAATACCTGGCAAAAGGTGCTTCATTTCTAATGAGAGCTCCGGCTGATCTACAATCCTTGCCCCGATCGTGGGGTGCTGCTTGATTTGATTGAATTCTTCATCTGTTAATCGATTTTCCTTCAATAGAACGGCATCACGGACACCGATTTTTCCAATATCGTGGAGAAGCGCTGACTTTCTCAACAGCTGCAATTCCAGTTCTGATAAACCTGCAGCTTTCCCTATTTTGCACGAATATTCAGCGACTCTTATGGAATGGCCAGCCGTATAAGGGTCCCTGGCATCAAGTGCTTCCGCAATGACTGTATAGAAGCTGTCCAGTAATTCTTCATTACGTTTATCCCTGATTTTTATGGAATGGAGCATATGATTGAAACCATTTACTATGTCACTGAATTCATCGGTATGGGGATTATCAAGATCTAGAAAAAACCCCTTTTGAACATTTTGGAAACCATCCTGAAGTTCAGCAAGTGGTTTTTGAATGCTTTTATAAAGCAATATGGCTGCAGTAATACTAAATATGGTGATTACTGTAATGATAAGGGCAGCCCAACTGAGAAACCCCTTAGCAAATTCCAGTGAAGTTTCAATGAAGCGCACCTGTGTGGCTACTGAAAACAAGAGAATAGGGAATACCGATATAAAAACTGCACCGGCAAGAAGCTTCCTTTTAATACTGAAAATGTTCTTTTCACGATTAATAGACATGAACTGCGGGCCTAACTTGTGCTGTAAATCTAAAATGATAGGCTTTGTTGTTTTTTCGGTAAGAAAATACTCGATCATCGCGTGCAGACAAGCAATGATAAATGCACCTAATGCTGCAAGAGCGATAAAAGAGTATGGAATAGAGAGCCATTTCATTTTAATGAAAAACAAACTCATTGAAACAGAAGGGATGGCAAGTCCTAAAAAATGAGGCAAAAGAATCCTTTTTACTGTCAAATAAGGAAAATGAAGAATCGTTTCATAAGCTTCCTTTAACATCATTCTTGATCGTTCATTCTGCTGATAGTACAAGGTTAACGGCCTTAAATGCAGACGATAGACTAGGATTTCACATATAAACATAACGATGATGGAAGAAACCAAAATGGTCCATATCAATTCGACTTCATGAGGAGTTAAGTCAAGGGTTTGAAAAATAAAAATGCTCCCAACCCCAATTACAGCTGAAAACGAACCGATGAAATAATTAAATATCATTTTTCTTTTGAATTGACCGTAAATTTTCAAAGGGAATATACTCCTTGTATGGAAATTAATATCTTTATTATATAAAAATTCAAGAAACAATTATAGTGCTTATCAACCCTCAAATCCAATAGGAATTGGATGAGTTTGACTTTCATATTAAAAGTTGTATAATTATTATAAATGGATAAATACTTTCAATTTTGAAGCAGGCCATTCACATATTATAAAAAGTGATCGATGCGTGCGGTACTTTTTATAATATGTGAATTTTTTATTAAAATAGAACATATTAATATTTTTGATTGTAATGGAGGATTCATCGTGGAAAAAGGTACAGTTAAATGGTTTAACGCAGAAAAAGGTTTTGGA
Protein-coding sequences here:
- a CDS encoding HD-GYP domain-containing protein; translation: MKIYGQFKRKMIFNYFIGSFSAVIGVGSIFIFQTLDLTPHEVELIWTILVSSIIVMFICEILVYRLHLRPLTLYYQQNERSRMMLKEAYETILHFPYLTVKRILLPHFLGLAIPSVSMSLFFIKMKWLSIPYSFIALAALGAFIIACLHAMIEYFLTEKTTKPIILDLQHKLGPQFMSINREKNIFSIKRKLLAGAVFISVFPILLFSVATQVRFIETSLEFAKGFLSWAALIITVITIFSITAAILLYKSIQKPLAELQDGFQNVQKGFFLDLDNPHTDEFSDIVNGFNHMLHSIKIRDKRNEELLDSFYTVIAEALDARDPYTAGHSIRVAEYSCKIGKAAGLSELELQLLRKSALLHDIGKIGVRDAVLLKENRLTDEEFNQIKQHPTIGARIVDQPELSLEMKHLLPGIKHHHERYDGKGYPSGLSGQDIPLFGRIIAIADAFDAMTSDRPYRKGMPFEKAISILSEGSGTQWDPALIEIFLSLIKETDIQYTSTLKYSYSFS